From Quercus lobata isolate SW786 chromosome 1, ValleyOak3.0 Primary Assembly, whole genome shotgun sequence, one genomic window encodes:
- the LOC115988432 gene encoding aluminum-activated malate transporter 9-like, whose translation MESTRHTFVGNNKEELLAFRSLGDDDEGSRCVCLTSVREKIKNCLISLQDFSGKAWEMGRSDPRKIIFGIKMGLALSIVTLLIFWRETYHDIGQYSIWAILTVIVMFEFSIGATFIKGFNRGLGTLCAGILAYCFAELSLLAGQWEQVVIVISTFITGSCTSYLKLYPTMKPYEYGFRVFILTYCILMVAGNRTREYTEAVLTRLVLIAVGAGVCLAVNICIYPIWSGEDLHNLVVKNFNSLASSLEGCVNGYLKCVEYERVPSTILTFQAADDPLYKGYQSVVESKGQEDTLLGFAVWEPPHGRYKMFDYPWKNYVKVSGALRHCAFTVMALHGCIMSEIQAPAERRRVFCNELQRVGAEGAKFLRELGSKVEKMEKLGPEDLLKEVHEAAEQLQKKIDQRSYLLVNSESLEIGKHPKELEHQENLLDKDNESMQLGFKSLSETVLDLRSLPVWAPSKFDYSKDMSREKISWPLGLSLNGDAVGKETECKTYESASALSLATFVSLLIEFVARLQNVVDAFEELSEKAAFEEPFINVPISTKRVGF comes from the exons ATGGAGTCAACCAGGCATACTTTTGTAGGCAATAATAAAGAAGAGCTACTTGCATTTAGAAGCTTAGGAGATGATGATGAGGGGAGCAGATGTGTATGTCTCACTTCggtaagagaaaaaataaagaattgttTGATTAGCTTACAAGATTTTTCTGGGAAAGCATGGGAAATGGGTCGCTCTGATCCCCGAAAAATCATATTTGGAATCAAAATGGGACTGGCATTGTCAATTGTGACCTTGCTCATATTCTGGAGAGAAACATATCACGACATTGGTCAGTACTCCATATGGGCAATCCTCACTGTCATTGTGATGTTTGAATTCAGCATAG GAGCAACTTTCATCAAGGGATTTAATCGTGGGTTGGGAACATTGTGTGCTGGAATTCTTGCTTACTGCTTTGCTGAGCTATCTTTATTGGCTGGCCAATGGGAGCAAGTTGTAATTGTCATAAGCACTTTTATAACAG GATCTTGTACCTCTTATTTGAAGCTGTATCCGACAATGAAGCCCTATGAATATGGATTTCGAGTATTCATACTGACCTATTGTATCCTTATGGTTGCTGGGAATAGAACAAGAGAATATACAGAGGCAGTCCTGACTCGACTAGTGCTTATTGCAGTGGGGGCAGGGGTCTGTCTAGCTGTAAATATTTGTATTTACCCCATTTGGTCTGGAGAGGATTTGCACAATTTGGTGGTGAAAAATTTCAATAGTTTAGCCAGTTCATTAGAAG ggtGCGTTAATGGGTACTTGAAATGTGTTGAATATGAAAGGGTCCCTTCAACAATTCTTACATTCCAAGCTGCAGATGATCCATTGTACAAGGGTTACCAATCAGTGGTAGAATCCAAAGGCCAAGAGGATACTCTG TTAGGCTTCGCAGTCTGGGAACCACCTCACGGTCGTTATAAAATGTTCGATTATCCTTGGAAAAACTATGTTAAAGTAAGCGGTGCATTAAGGCATTGTGCTTTCACAGTCATGGCACTGCATGGATGTATTATGTCAGAAATACag GCCCCAGCAGAAAGGAGACGGGTCTTTTGTAACGAGCTTCAAAGGGTTGGAGCAGAAGGTGCTAAATTTTTACGTGAGCTTGGTAGCAAAGTAGAAAAGATGGAAAAACTAGGCCCCGAAGACCTACTTAAAGAAGTTCATGAAGCTGCAGAGCAATTACAAAAGAAGATAGACCAAAGATCATATCTCCTAGTCAATTCAGAGAGCTTGGAAATTGGAAAACATCCTAAGGAACTAGAACACCAAGAAAATCTTTTGGATAAAGATAATGAAAGTATGCAATTGGGGTTTAAGTCTTTGAGTGAAACTGTGCTCGATTTGAGGTCACTTCCAGTATGGGCTCCATCAAAATTTGATTATTCAAAGGATATGTCTAGGGAGAAAATATCTTGGCCATTGGGTCTCTCACTTAATGGTGATGCCGTTGGTAAAGAAACTGAATGCAAGACATATGAAAGTGCAAGTGCCTTGTCCCTAGCAACATTTGTTTCGCTTTTGATTGAATTTGTTGCAAGACTTCAAAATGTGGTTGACGCTTTTGAAGAACTCAGTGAGAAAGCAGCTTTTGAGGAGCCGTTTATCAATGTGCCCATTTCAACAAAGAGGGTAGGATTTTGA